A region from the Candidatus Effluviviaceae Genus V sp. genome encodes:
- the acpS gene encoding holo-[acyl-carrier-protein] synthase has protein sequence MIRGVGTDVVEISHFEEVVARSRPGFLRYLFTEQEIEHCERFRERMASYAALFAAKEAFLKALRTGLAPGMRWTDVEVVHERSGAPTLRLHRRCRELLGDGSAHVSLSHSERAAQAVVVIED, from the coding sequence ATGATCCGAGGGGTCGGGACCGACGTCGTCGAGATCTCACACTTCGAGGAAGTCGTCGCACGATCGAGGCCGGGGTTCCTCCGGTATCTCTTCACCGAGCAGGAGATCGAACACTGCGAGAGGTTCCGGGAGCGTATGGCGTCCTACGCCGCGCTCTTCGCGGCCAAGGAGGCGTTTCTGAAGGCCCTCCGGACGGGACTCGCGCCGGGCATGCGATGGACCGACGTCGAGGTCGTCCACGAACGGAGCGGCGCCCCGACCCTCCGTCTTCACAGACGCTGCCGCGAGCTTCTGGGCGACGGCAGCGCCCACGTCAGTCTCTCTCACTCGGAACGCGCCGCACAGGCGGTCGTCGTCATCGAGGACTAG
- the thiL gene encoding thiamine-phosphate kinase encodes MSRGAVMSRRGELDLIKAIRRRIGAPAPRTVIGPGDDAAVIEPGKGLLLLTSDIFVEDVHFRRCFATFEDIGAKCMTANLSDIAAMGGFPTKAVVSLCVPDDLPDNGIDRLYDGMLDVLSRHGGEVVGGDIVGTPGGLVVSIALIGAADQERIVPRSGAVVGDTIIVTGHFGGAEAGLRSLASDLDENADVAAVRSRHRRPVARVAEAQAIIDVATPHAMIDVSDGLSSDLLHIAAESGVGVEIEEDAVPVASETARVGEMLGVGRLELALGSGEEFELIVTIPGSELERTVEHVRAVTGTAVTPIGRVVPRAQGRRVVTGEGGERELTRTGYEHLSETDER; translated from the coding sequence ATGTCTCGAGGAGCTGTGATGTCCCGACGGGGCGAGCTCGACCTCATCAAGGCCATCCGCCGCCGCATCGGCGCGCCGGCACCCAGGACCGTGATCGGCCCGGGCGACGACGCGGCCGTCATCGAGCCGGGCAAGGGGCTCCTGCTTCTCACGTCCGACATCTTCGTCGAGGACGTCCACTTCCGGCGGTGCTTCGCGACATTCGAGGACATCGGCGCGAAGTGCATGACGGCGAATCTCAGCGACATTGCTGCCATGGGTGGCTTCCCGACGAAGGCGGTCGTCTCGCTCTGTGTCCCCGACGACCTCCCGGACAACGGCATCGACAGGCTCTACGACGGGATGCTCGACGTCCTCTCGCGGCACGGGGGCGAGGTCGTCGGCGGCGACATCGTCGGGACGCCCGGCGGGCTCGTCGTCTCGATCGCGCTCATCGGGGCGGCCGACCAGGAGCGGATCGTTCCGCGGTCGGGAGCGGTCGTCGGCGACACGATCATCGTGACGGGACACTTCGGAGGCGCCGAGGCCGGGCTGCGTTCGCTGGCGTCGGACCTCGACGAGAACGCGGACGTTGCGGCCGTCAGGAGCCGACACCGCCGCCCCGTCGCGCGCGTCGCCGAGGCGCAGGCGATCATCGATGTCGCCACCCCGCACGCGATGATCGACGTGAGCGACGGCCTCTCGAGCGACCTGCTGCACATCGCCGCCGAGAGCGGCGTCGGCGTCGAGATCGAGGAGGACGCGGTGCCGGTCGCGTCCGAGACCGCGCGGGTGGGAGAGATGCTGGGTGTCGGTCGGCTCGAGCTGGCCCTCGGAAGCGGCGAGGAGTTCGAACTCATTGTCACGATCCCGGGCTCGGAGCTCGAGAGAACGGTTGAGCACGTGCGCGCCGTGACGGGCACGGCCGTGACGCCGATCGGACGTGTGGTTCCCCGGGCTCAGGGCCGTCGCGTCGTGACCGGAGAGGGCGGCGAGCGGGAGCTGACGCGGACAGGGTACGAACACCTGAGTGAGACGGACGAGCGGTGA
- a CDS encoding redoxin domain-containing protein produces MDWKSTPKSCSIGVNEQDSFCGAPAHRSVGRFTYTGGAMRRGLWIVVVIAVIAAGLGLALRQGGDQTEAEIDAIVALTDPAARSTAALEYVLEHPGLEQEPLWRVLGVGLDSAAEAHGEERAVALGESLAALTLPPAHRQEVLSYLDFRYMQSEDPEAYVRGEAILRELLGMEEVTSQTLAVSAWLHAQHPETDKELALEAAMRTYALAVEEGTAEYVIYPVDLGYRAYVESVAERRGLDAGLAAADSLFETAPDETARGLALVQTYRLGVDDAPQKAGRAVDDMMSLAGFEATSLMNEVAYDMAERGFEPDLALELSERALELAPSRRDSVNILDTAGWAAYAAGRHDLAVRYLEEAVEKMSESLSLDVVMVDHLLDAYDAAGAEDRAIELLATVAARSPDADDPARGLLADRLEARDGTADALDDMVAALRYEGIEQAPDFSLPNRDGEVVSLEDLRGDVVVVAFWGYG; encoded by the coding sequence ATGGACTGGAAGTCAACGCCGAAGTCGTGTAGCATCGGCGTGAATGAACAGGATTCGTTTTGCGGAGCGCCCGCGCATCGCAGCGTAGGACGCTTCACGTACACTGGAGGCGCCATGCGAAGAGGACTCTGGATCGTCGTCGTCATCGCCGTCATCGCGGCGGGGCTCGGGCTCGCTCTCCGTCAGGGAGGCGATCAGACCGAGGCCGAGATCGATGCCATCGTCGCGCTGACCGACCCCGCGGCCCGGTCGACGGCCGCACTCGAGTACGTGCTCGAGCATCCCGGACTCGAGCAGGAGCCGCTCTGGCGTGTCCTCGGTGTCGGTCTCGACAGCGCGGCCGAGGCGCACGGCGAAGAACGGGCCGTTGCCCTCGGTGAGTCGCTCGCCGCGCTCACGCTCCCGCCCGCGCACCGCCAGGAGGTTCTCTCCTATCTCGACTTCCGGTACATGCAGAGCGAGGACCCGGAGGCGTACGTGCGGGGCGAGGCCATTCTGCGCGAGCTCCTCGGCATGGAGGAGGTGACCTCACAGACGCTCGCCGTCTCGGCGTGGCTCCATGCGCAGCACCCGGAGACCGACAAGGAGCTCGCTCTCGAGGCGGCGATGCGGACTTACGCGCTCGCCGTCGAGGAGGGCACGGCCGAGTACGTGATCTATCCGGTCGATCTCGGATACCGCGCGTACGTCGAGTCGGTCGCCGAGCGCCGCGGCCTCGATGCAGGACTCGCTGCAGCGGACTCGCTCTTCGAGACGGCCCCGGACGAAACAGCGCGCGGGCTCGCGCTCGTCCAGACCTACCGTCTCGGCGTCGACGACGCTCCTCAGAAAGCGGGGCGAGCGGTCGATGACATGATGTCTCTCGCTGGATTCGAGGCGACCAGCCTCATGAACGAGGTCGCCTACGACATGGCGGAGCGCGGCTTCGAGCCCGACCTCGCTCTCGAACTGTCGGAAAGGGCTCTCGAGCTCGCGCCGTCCCGGCGAGACAGCGTCAACATTCTCGACACGGCGGGCTGGGCCGCGTATGCGGCAGGCCGCCACGACCTCGCCGTTCGCTACCTCGAGGAAGCGGTCGAGAAAATGTCCGAGTCGCTGTCGCTCGACGTCGTCATGGTCGACCACCTTCTGGACGCATACGATGCGGCCGGGGCGGAGGACAGGGCGATCGAGCTTCTGGCGACGGTCGCCGCGCGCTCACCCGACGCGGACGATCCGGCCCGCGGGCTCCTCGCAGACCGTCTCGAAGCCCGCGACGGCACCGCGGACGCGCTCGACGATATGGTAGCGGCGCTCCGCTACGAGGGCATCGAGCAGGCGCCCGACTTCTCCCTCCCCAACCGGGACGGCGAGGTCGTGTCGCTCGAGGACCTCCGGGGTGACGTCGTGGTGGTCGCGTTCTGGGGCTATGGCTGA
- a CDS encoding HAD-IA family hydrolase — protein sequence MLRAVIFDLDNTLTDFMRMKEVSIDAAIEAMIDAGLEMPPEEAKRRLFEIYDREGIEDQRVFDRFLMEEYGEIDPMIHTAAVIGYRRGREYTLILYPHVKRTLLDLAKRGLRLSILSDAPRFQAWSRLCYLQLEHFFDHVITFEDTNVRKPDPAPFLRAIELLEMKPSEVLMVGDWPARDMTGAHGVGIKTVYAKYGDTSGATRSGADYEIDDIAELVTIVDQLMADEDG from the coding sequence TTGTTACGCGCCGTCATTTTCGATCTCGACAACACGCTGACCGACTTCATGAGAATGAAGGAGGTCTCGATCGACGCCGCCATTGAGGCGATGATCGACGCGGGTCTCGAGATGCCGCCCGAGGAAGCCAAGCGCCGCCTCTTCGAGATCTACGACCGTGAGGGCATCGAGGACCAGCGGGTCTTCGACCGGTTCCTCATGGAGGAGTACGGCGAGATCGATCCCATGATCCACACGGCGGCCGTCATCGGCTACCGTCGCGGTCGTGAGTACACACTGATTCTCTACCCGCACGTCAAGCGGACGCTTCTCGATCTCGCGAAGCGCGGCCTCAGACTCTCGATCCTCTCGGACGCTCCCCGCTTCCAGGCCTGGTCGCGCCTCTGCTACCTCCAGCTCGAGCACTTCTTCGATCACGTCATCACCTTCGAGGACACGAACGTCAGGAAGCCCGACCCGGCGCCCTTCCTCCGCGCGATCGAGCTTCTGGAGATGAAGCCCTCCGAGGTGCTGATGGTCGGAGACTGGCCCGCGCGCGACATGACGGGCGCGCACGGCGTCGGGATCAAGACCGTGTACGCGAAGTACGGGGACACCTCCGGCGCCACCCGCTCCGGCGCGGACTACGAGATCGACGACATCGCGGAGCTGGTCACCATCGTCGACCAGCTGATGGCCGACGAGGACGGATAG
- a CDS encoding NAD(P)H-hydrate dehydratase translates to MKLVTADTMRAIDERAIKGMGVPGIDLMERAGLGTARRLERVADLSEGDRVVVVCGKGNNGGDGFVIARDLLTNGMAVRVFLVGTAEDVSGDARVNLDRLDPDEVMELTEPEHLPELVESLSSASAVVDALFGTGFSGAPRGLSGHVIERINAAGRPVVAVDVPSGLNATTGDAEGECVRADWTCTMALPKRGFFLGEGPRVVGELFVVDIGMPDEAIEHVGVDDNVMLPDEAAALLPARSPDSHKGSFGRVVVVAGSAGYTGAAALAATSALRTGSGLVFVACPAGVNDILETKLTEAITRPMPATTDRTLSQHALEPVRELLENANVAAVGPGLSTHPETVAVVRELVRQAVVPCVLDADALNALDVDLIGARTGSAELVLTPHPGEMARLLDTDVASVTSARRETALEAARRTRAVVVLKGSGTIVAEPGGETWLNPTGGVGLASGGTGDVLTGVIASLIGQGLEPFEAAALGAYVHGLAGDIVETRMGSRGMLAGDVLDALPEALLSVEGTRDLTG, encoded by the coding sequence ATGAAGCTCGTGACTGCAGACACGATGCGGGCCATCGACGAGCGCGCCATCAAAGGGATGGGCGTTCCGGGTATCGACCTCATGGAGCGGGCCGGACTCGGGACGGCGCGCAGGCTCGAGAGGGTCGCCGATCTGTCAGAGGGCGACCGCGTCGTGGTGGTCTGCGGCAAGGGAAACAACGGGGGCGACGGCTTCGTCATCGCCCGCGACCTGCTGACCAACGGCATGGCTGTCCGCGTGTTCCTCGTCGGTACTGCCGAGGATGTCTCGGGGGACGCCCGCGTCAACCTCGACCGCCTCGACCCGGACGAAGTGATGGAGCTCACGGAGCCAGAGCATCTTCCCGAGCTCGTCGAGTCCCTCTCGAGCGCATCGGCCGTCGTCGACGCCCTTTTCGGCACGGGCTTCTCGGGTGCGCCGCGCGGGCTGTCCGGGCACGTCATCGAGCGGATCAACGCGGCCGGTCGGCCGGTCGTCGCCGTCGATGTCCCCTCCGGGCTGAACGCGACGACCGGCGATGCCGAAGGTGAATGCGTCCGTGCCGACTGGACGTGTACGATGGCGCTCCCCAAGCGCGGGTTCTTCCTCGGCGAGGGACCCCGGGTCGTCGGGGAGCTGTTCGTCGTCGATATCGGGATGCCGGACGAGGCCATCGAGCACGTCGGGGTCGACGACAACGTGATGCTGCCGGATGAGGCCGCGGCTCTCCTGCCGGCCAGAAGCCCCGACTCGCACAAAGGGAGCTTCGGGCGCGTGGTCGTCGTCGCCGGGTCCGCGGGCTACACAGGCGCCGCCGCGCTGGCCGCGACGTCCGCCCTGCGGACGGGCTCGGGCCTTGTGTTCGTCGCCTGCCCGGCCGGCGTGAACGACATCCTGGAGACGAAGCTGACGGAGGCGATCACCCGACCGATGCCGGCGACGACCGACCGCACGCTGTCGCAGCATGCGCTCGAGCCGGTTCGGGAACTGCTTGAGAATGCGAACGTTGCCGCCGTCGGTCCCGGTCTCTCGACCCATCCCGAGACGGTGGCGGTCGTGAGAGAGCTCGTGAGGCAGGCCGTGGTGCCGTGCGTGCTCGACGCCGACGCGCTGAATGCGCTCGACGTCGATCTCATCGGCGCCCGTACGGGGTCGGCGGAGCTCGTCCTCACGCCTCATCCGGGAGAGATGGCGCGGCTCCTCGACACGGATGTCGCTTCAGTGACTTCCGCGCGCCGAGAGACTGCGCTCGAGGCGGCGAGGCGTACGCGGGCCGTCGTAGTGCTCAAGGGCTCGGGCACGATCGTCGCGGAGCCGGGCGGAGAGACCTGGCTGAACCCGACCGGGGGCGTCGGGTTGGCGAGCGGAGGAACCGGGGATGTCCTGACCGGGGTCATCGCCTCGCTCATCGGCCAGGGACTCGAGCCGTTCGAGGCGGCGGCCCTCGGCGCGTACGTGCACGGTCTCGCGGGCGACATCGTCGAGACGCGCATGGGCTCGAGAGGGATGCTGGCCGGGGACGTGCTGGACGCCCTGCCCGAAGCGCTGCTGTCGGTCGAGGGCACGAGGGACCTGACGGGCTGA
- a CDS encoding deoxyribonuclease V, whose amino-acid sequence MRMRGAPKHPWAVSVQEAFRIQEELVAELVLDDVGGEPHTFGGVDVAFDRRRDLLYAAIVVLDPGSLEATEVSWASMKPTFPYVPGLLSFREGPVVCAAWEKLGTRPDLLFFDGQGIAHPRGLGLASHMGILLERPSIGCAKSRLVGEFKEPKQKRGSMRSLLVKRRKVGVVLRTKDNTRPLFVSPGHAVTIETAAARVLETCRGYRLPEPTRLAHNAAARAKRGELGPGD is encoded by the coding sequence ATGCGGATGAGGGGAGCCCCGAAACACCCCTGGGCCGTCTCGGTCCAGGAGGCGTTCCGGATCCAGGAAGAGCTCGTGGCGGAGCTCGTCCTCGACGATGTCGGGGGCGAGCCTCACACGTTCGGCGGCGTCGACGTGGCGTTCGACCGGCGCCGCGACCTCCTGTACGCGGCCATCGTGGTGCTCGACCCCGGCTCGCTCGAAGCGACCGAGGTCTCGTGGGCCTCGATGAAGCCGACGTTTCCGTATGTTCCGGGTCTGCTGTCGTTCCGTGAGGGCCCGGTCGTGTGCGCGGCCTGGGAGAAGCTCGGGACGCGGCCCGATCTCCTCTTCTTCGACGGGCAGGGGATAGCACATCCGCGCGGTCTCGGGCTCGCTTCTCACATGGGCATCCTCCTGGAACGGCCGTCGATAGGGTGCGCCAAGTCGCGTCTCGTCGGCGAGTTCAAGGAACCGAAGCAGAAGCGCGGATCGATGCGCAGTCTGCTGGTCAAACGGCGCAAGGTGGGCGTCGTCCTGAGAACGAAAGACAACACCCGGCCGCTCTTCGTATCGCCCGGCCACGCCGTCACCATCGAGACCGCGGCCGCCCGCGTGCTGGAGACGTGCCGGGGCTACAGACTGCCGGAGCCGACGCGTCTCGCGCACAATGCTGCTGCGCGTGCCAAGCGCGGCGAGCTCGGTCCGGGCGACTGA
- a CDS encoding amidohydrolase, which produces MSENILKDAKRLAKKLSDIRRDIHMHPELGYEETRTSALIAKTLERLDIKVTKGVAKTGVVGLLKGTGKGKTVAMRADMDALPITEQNEVAYRSTVEGVMHACGHDANTTTLLGAAMLLSERRERFSGTFKFLFQPCEEAPPGGAQAMIEDGVLKKPDVDVILGVHVDPMIPIGKVGVREGPMMAAADDFRLVVLGEAAHGAKPHLGVDAIVLGSQVALALQTIPSRRINPTHPVVVTLGTVKGGYRRNIIADRVEYEGTARTLDAKDRKLVEKMIEQTAARVAKSGGGGYEFEYTRGYPVLQCDSRITDIVRKSGRALLGRRAVVELPEPSMGGEDFAFFVNEVPGMMFRTGAGNRKKGITYPWHHPKFDIDEDVLWMGAAVLADSGLRCLEEL; this is translated from the coding sequence ATGTCTGAGAACATCCTGAAGGACGCGAAGCGCCTGGCGAAGAAGCTCTCGGACATCAGGCGCGACATCCACATGCACCCGGAGCTGGGCTACGAGGAGACGCGCACGTCGGCGCTCATCGCGAAGACGCTCGAGCGCCTCGATATCAAGGTCACGAAGGGTGTGGCGAAGACCGGCGTCGTCGGTCTCCTGAAGGGGACGGGCAAGGGGAAGACCGTCGCTATGCGCGCCGACATGGATGCCCTCCCGATCACCGAGCAGAACGAAGTGGCCTACAGGTCGACCGTCGAGGGCGTGATGCACGCCTGCGGCCACGACGCCAACACGACGACGCTCCTCGGCGCCGCGATGCTGCTCTCCGAACGGAGAGAGCGATTCTCGGGCACGTTCAAGTTCCTCTTCCAGCCGTGTGAGGAGGCGCCGCCGGGCGGCGCCCAGGCGATGATCGAGGACGGTGTCCTGAAGAAGCCCGACGTCGACGTGATCCTCGGCGTGCACGTCGACCCGATGATCCCCATCGGGAAGGTCGGCGTCCGGGAGGGACCGATGATGGCGGCCGCCGACGACTTCCGGCTGGTCGTCCTTGGCGAGGCGGCCCACGGCGCGAAGCCGCACCTCGGTGTCGATGCGATCGTGCTCGGCTCACAGGTCGCGCTCGCGCTCCAGACGATCCCGAGCAGGCGCATCAATCCGACGCACCCGGTCGTCGTGACCCTCGGCACGGTGAAGGGGGGCTACCGCAGGAACATCATCGCAGACCGCGTTGAGTACGAGGGGACCGCCAGAACGCTCGACGCGAAGGACCGGAAACTCGTTGAGAAGATGATCGAACAGACGGCGGCCCGCGTGGCGAAGTCGGGCGGGGGCGGCTACGAGTTCGAGTACACGCGCGGCTATCCCGTCCTTCAGTGCGATTCCCGGATCACCGACATCGTCCGGAAGAGCGGTCGGGCGCTGCTCGGACGCCGGGCGGTCGTCGAGCTTCCGGAGCCCTCCATGGGAGGCGAGGACTTCGCCTTCTTCGTCAACGAGGTTCCCGGGATGATGTTCAGGACGGGCGCCGGCAACAGGAAGAAGGGCATCACGTACCCCTGGCACCACCCGAAGTTCGACATCGACGAGGACGTCCTCTGGATGGGCGCCGCGGTCCTCGCCGACTCAGGCCTCAGATGTCTCGAGGAGCTGTGA